Genomic DNA from Nitrospinota bacterium:
CGCACACCACTTCAATATGCAAGAAATTCACCTCTTTCAAAAAGATCGAAGAGCTTGCCCTGAGACTCGCATATATCGGAATCGGCAAGAAATACCGTCTTCAAACGATGAGTGACAACCTGGACATCCTGCTGGATCTCCGTGAAAAAAGGGAGGGGTGGTACAAAACCGCTGAGAAGGAGGCTCCCGGCCTTAATTTCTCCTCCCCTCCCGACCATCGACAACCATTCGTCTACGCCTTCAACAAGATTGAAATGCTCACGTGGGAATTCAACCTCCTGTCCGAATTCATAACCGAACAGAATTACGAACTCGCATCGCTCGCCGGAAAGATTAATCCCTCAAATCTGCCGATTTTAAAGGATATCACCATAAAATCGCTAGATTTTATCGCCCTTTTCCCCGAAACCCTGGAATCGCTATTAAAGCTTTCTCGCTCGCTGAACGTGCTACTTGCATCCATTGGCCAGGAAAAACTTAAAGAGGCTCTCGCCCCTTTTGACAAGGAGGAGCTCTGGGCGCCGCTTTCGAAGGAGGAGAACATCATTCCGGGGAGAGGTTCTTCTTATATACTGCTCGGTGCCTTGTGGACCGATGGCGGCTTCAAAGGCAGCCCCGCTTCAGTGGAGGGAGGATGGGACAAGATATCCTCTTTCTATCACGGAGAATTCGAAAAGTTCGAGAAAGAACACACTCCCCTCATTTCCGAAACGCTCAGATTGGCGTTCCAGCTCCCATCTTCCGAAAAGACCGACCCAAAACACGCCATCGAAATACGCAATAAGCTCGCCCTCCTCGGTTTTCACAAGTACTTCCAGGAGCGGTACTCCTGCGCGATGATAAAGGAATACTCCGTCAGATACGCCATGCTGATGACAAGCAAGCCGGGCATCACAAAAGAGGAATTGAAACTGCCCGCGCAAAAGATAGCCGGCTTTCTGGACGGATGGGCTTCCAGACAGTACAAACTCTCGGCTGATTTCCTCACAGCCTTTACCAATACCCAGAAAGAAAATAATCTCGCAAGGAAAAACGACTTGAGGATTGAATCTACGCGGATAGTAATGGAATCCAATTTCATCTGTTGTCTCGGCTCCTTCCTTCTGCAAACCCAAAGAACTATCAGCAGGGTACAGACAGATAACTGGATACCTTCAAATCGTTTTAAATATTTCATTGGAGAAATGGGATCTCCCGAAACTCTCTTCTACCCTCACACCGTAACCGGCAAGAACGGGATCTTCTATATACAGTCTATCGAGAACTCAAGGATCCACGCGTTCAACGGAAAAGGGGAATCCCTCTTCAGTTTCGGCGGGTATGGAACAGCTGAAGGTCTGCTGAAAAAACCTGCTGATATGGCAAACACACCATCCGGCGGGCTCGCAGTCATTCAGGAAGAGAACAGTCTTATATCCATTTTTTCGCTCGATGGCAACTATGAAAGACGATTCTCCCTCCAGGGGGTCACAAAAAATGTCCCAATGCGCATGAAGATCGACTCCAATTGGAATATCTACGTGACCTACCTTGACGGAGTCGGAATATCGGTTTTTGACAGCAATGGGAAATGGATCCGTGAAATAAGCAGGGATTCGCTCGGCCTCCCGAAAAGTACATCCATCTTCGGATTCGAATTGACTGGGGAGAGGATCATTACCGGAGGGGATGGAGTACTCATCTCTTCCGACCTCGAAGGGAATGTAATAAAGAAATTGAACTCCACAGGGAGCGATTTTAAAACCTTTTCCCACATATCTGCCAGCGAGGAGGGTAATTTCCTCTTTACAGATTACGTGAGAAACAGGGTATTACGGGTTACCGGCGACTTTTCGAAAGTCGAAGAGCTGACTGGCATTCCTTCAGAAGGGGCTGTTTCATCATTTCAGATGGACGGCAAAATAGCGATAGCCGATTACCTTGCAAACAGGGTTGTCATTTTTGACCCTCCAAAATCCTGATACTTTCGCTCGCGTTCAATCCCTGCATAACCCGCTCCGTTTTTCCATTCAGTTCCATCCCCGTGTTGACGATACCGTTAACATGACTTTTGCTCATATGATATTTCAGTGCGTGGTGGACAGGCATCCCTTTACGCAATCCCCTTATGTTATATTGACAAACCGATGAACAAAATTGCGATGATTCCGGTCAATATCGCCCGCCTTTCGGCGGATAAAATGCTTTCGCAATTCTCAGGGATAACACCTCTGGAAAGAACCGTCTCTACCCTCCTCGGCTCTGGAATTTTTAGCGACGTAATAATTATTGCCGGAGACCAGCAGCATTCCCGATATTATGCCGAGGTTTCGCGTAAGACCGGGGCTAAATTGTATATTGGCGACAGCGACAACCTCAATTTCAGAATGCGAAATGCGCTGATGGAGAACAGGTATACAGAAGGAAATATCACGAGGGTAAATGCGGAAAATATTTTCACTCTCCCTCTCCTCCTGAAAACAGCTCTTGATTCACATGTTGAAAGTAGCGCTCAATATACGTTCCATTCCGGCGCGCCGGGCGGACTTGCTCCCGATATTGTTTCAATTTCCGCGCTGAAGGCAATAAAAGATCCTGGCACCCCCTATTACAGATCATTCAGACGCGCCGATTCAGGTGTTGCCGTCAACAAGATCGAAACAGGACTCAACATGGAAAAAACCTCATTCTCTGCGCTGGACTATGTATCCCCAATCCTTTTTGAACATCTTTCAAAAGACCTTATCTCTATTGGTATTGAGGATTTCCTCATGCGGTCGCGTGAAATCCTTAAAGCGCTCATGAAAAACCCTTCCTCGGCAGGCGTGCGCGAGATAAATAAAAAGCTGAACTCCATCGAAACCGGATTGAAGCTGGAACATCTCCATTCCATGCCGGTTTACCTTCGTGTCGGGGTCAGCAGTCCATGCAACCTGAAATGCACGACATGCACCCAGCAATTTACGTCTTTTACAGAAGAGGAGTTCAACAAAACTTTCGGAATCGGTTACAGATTCTGGGACACCACTTTCAAACGAACTGCCAACGGCAAATATAAAAAAAGGGGGGATTATCTCACCCCCGAGGCTTTTAAACGGATCGAGAATCTCTTTTTCCCGTACCTCTCCTACTGCAGTTTCGGCCTTCACGGCGAACCTCTATTGAACAAACATCTTCCCGATTATATTGAAACCGCAAAAAGGCATGGCATTGATACCGGCCTGATAACAAACGGAACTCTATTAAACGAAAAAGTTTCCCGAAAACTTGCCTCCGGGATACTGAACAACATAAACATCTCCTTTGATGGAGCTAAAAAAGAGACATTTGAAAAAGTGCGTAAAGGGAGTTATTTCGATCAAGTCAAACGGAACATATCCGAATTATCCGGAATGAGAGAATCTGGCAGAGGGAGTCTTCCCGCGATCAGTCTTGCTGTTACGATAAGCACCGTAAATTTCCGGGAATTGCCCGAATTGGTAAAGATTGCCCCGGATATCGGCGCTGATTCCATATT
This window encodes:
- a CDS encoding NHL repeat-containing protein produces the protein MKEKMLTLLNSEEAKSYLEDTSDPKRITSFRAIADTIDGFSGLAHASLRKSGVLHDAEGLSPAGGIALADDGRIFISDEFNHRVCVYNADGKEHKAFGKKGAENGEFNYPRGLALDNSGNLYIADAWNHRIAVYSADLTFKTAFGELGAGIGELDEPVSLIVRGDRLYVLEKSNHRIQVFTLDGKPDGIIGGRGSVDEQNQFYMTNTVESLFPSPSFEYPSAITADRDGNIYVADTNNHRVIRISGATMRADTSFNLCGIKFPSGLVCDAEGNLHLTQFNMDFVSVFSPEGIHLYSYKPGMEVPVAIASRDNRLFVADGINSGVVFMEITPKHDRRISLEGRFNFHLKSALSLFANGKTGEAAKHLGMCASTQEKPQPEELGSLLPQGDYLFHTGNDALGADETKTAEPFAEMLAAYSSELLADAINTISEKTLDIDELSKVMLRLEIAFKTGRESNDDIMVEKYLVLKKIYAHTTSICKKFTSFKKIEELALRLAYIGIGKKYRLQTMSDNLDILLDLREKREGWYKTAEKEAPGLNFSSPPDHRQPFVYAFNKIEMLTWEFNLLSEFITEQNYELASLAGKINPSNLPILKDITIKSLDFIALFPETLESLLKLSRSLNVLLASIGQEKLKEALAPFDKEELWAPLSKEENIIPGRGSSYILLGALWTDGGFKGSPASVEGGWDKISSFYHGEFEKFEKEHTPLISETLRLAFQLPSSEKTDPKHAIEIRNKLALLGFHKYFQERYSCAMIKEYSVRYAMLMTSKPGITKEELKLPAQKIAGFLDGWASRQYKLSADFLTAFTNTQKENNLARKNDLRIESTRIVMESNFICCLGSFLLQTQRTISRVQTDNWIPSNRFKYFIGEMGSPETLFYPHTVTGKNGIFYIQSIENSRIHAFNGKGESLFSFGGYGTAEGLLKKPADMANTPSGGLAVIQEENSLISIFSLDGNYERRFSLQGVTKNVPMRMKIDSNWNIYVTYLDGVGISVFDSNGKWIREISRDSLGLPKSTSIFGFELTGERIITGGDGVLISSDLEGNVIKKLNSTGSDFKTFSHISASEEGNFLFTDYVRNRVLRVTGDFSKVEELTGIPSEGAVSSFQMDGKIAIADYLANRVVIFDPPKS
- a CDS encoding radical SAM protein, whose product is MLSQFSGITPLERTVSTLLGSGIFSDVIIIAGDQQHSRYYAEVSRKTGAKLYIGDSDNLNFRMRNALMENRYTEGNITRVNAENIFTLPLLLKTALDSHVESSAQYTFHSGAPGGLAPDIVSISALKAIKDPGTPYYRSFRRADSGVAVNKIETGLNMEKTSFSALDYVSPILFEHLSKDLISIGIEDFLMRSREILKALMKNPSSAGVREINKKLNSIETGLKLEHLHSMPVYLRVGVSSPCNLKCTTCTQQFTSFTEEEFNKTFGIGYRFWDTTFKRTANGKYKKRGDYLTPEAFKRIENLFFPYLSYCSFGLHGEPLLNKHLPDYIETAKRHGIDTGLITNGTLLNEKVSRKLASGILNNINISFDGAKKETFEKVRKGSYFDQVKRNISELSGMRESGRGSLPAISLAVTISTVNFRELPELVKIAPDIGADSIFVNYASTAPFMNREESLFGRMGEVSDIFEKTLEQAELSGIPVDLPRTTGKAEVPDNFCSIPWEQSSIFIGGRATPCCLIAHKQDVAENDFQPVWNGDFYKNLRLSHAGKLPLIENCKNCADEKLRDVSNPSSFFLSAKSNPC